The window ATTATCACTTGTAGAATTACTTGCCTTTCTTGTTTACTAAAAGACACGTTTTCTATAGCATCAAAATTTATGCCTAAAAGCTTTTTAAAGAGTGCTAATTTGTCTCCAGAAATAGTTAGTTTTTCGTGAGTTGCATCCGTAAAATTTCCTTCAAGTAAATTAAAGCCATCTTTATGCTTATTAGATACATCTGGGTAGAACCCTAAAAAGTGTGATAAATTCAATAAAAATAATAAGTGAAAATTAGAAACTGTTTCATGTGTGTCTAACCACAAAATTGCATTTTCTAAATAAGAAAAAAAACGAATATTTTTTTCTTCTTCTTGAATGCAACTAGATAAAACTTCAGACAGAAATAAAACGATAGATTGCTTTACAATATCTTGATAAATTGTATTGTATTGATGTAAAACAGTAGCGTCTTTTAAGGTGTGTAAAGTAGATTTTTGTTTGTGTGTAGCTTCTATTTTTAATTGGGTAAGTGGTTGAAAATATGCAGGTTTTAAATTTCCTTTTTTAAATTTTAAAACACCTCTAATTAAATAAGATTTTAAGCCTTCTTGTTCTGTAAAACATTTTACGATAAGACTAGAATCGGAATATTTTAGAGCACTAATAACAATTGCTTTGGTTGAAATTACAGCCATTTAATTAACAATTGCAATTTTTGTTGTGGTAGTTTCTGAAGCATCATCATTAGAAAGTAAAACTATATAAACACCAGATGCGACTTTATTTCCGGCTAAATTTCGTTTGTTCCAAACTACTTTTCCTCCCTGTAGTTCTTGACCTTCTACAACATTAGTTTCGTAAACTAAATTACCAGCAACGTCTAAAATTTTAACATTAGTTCCTTTAGGTAAATGAGTTCCGTTTCTACCATCAATTGTTACGGTACTATGATTATTTAATGCAGGATTTGGATAGGCGTAAACTTCACCTAATTCATCACCAAAAGGAGAAACATTACTATTGTAAACAACTATACCTTTATCTGTTGCAAAATATACTTTTCCGGTACTATCATCTACAGCAATTTTTAATATTTTGTTAGAAGGTAGTGGTGAGTTACTGGAGTTAAAATTAGCTAATGTTGTTTGCCCATTTGGATTTGTATATAAAGCACCAGCATTTTCTGTTCCAAACCATTTGTTATCTCCGCCGTCTACAACAATACTGTTTATAGTTTCTTCTCCTAATAATTTTTTGGGGATACCATCATCTAAAATAATAACAGGTTCTGCATCATAAATGTCAGCATCAAATAAACCAGCTGCGTTATTAAAAAGTGCTAAGCCTGTAAGAGTCCCAATCCAAATTCTATTGCTTGCATCAACCGCAATTGTTCTAACGTTTGCGTTGGGCAAACTTCCTTTTGTGGGTTCTGTAATTAGAGCTCTTTTTCTATCACCGTTTTCATTATAAATAAGTGCTCCATTTCTTCTTGTAGCTACCCAAATAGAATTTGATTTATCAATTACAATTTCTCCTAAACCTGGAGCTCCATTGGTTAGTATGTCGTTTATATTTACTCCTTTCCATTGTCCAGAAGGAGTTAATTTTTTCAACTTTTCATCTACAAGAATATTTGTAATCCATAGATTTCCTTCTCTATCAAAAATAGTTCCAACAACTCTAATAGTAACTACAGCAGGGTTTGTTGCTAAAATATCTTGTATTGGACTATTGTTGTGATTGTAAAAATTTACTACTTCATCATTTTTTATTTCCAATAAACCTCCTGTTGAAACTGAGTTAACATTTCTTGTTGATCCCATTGAACTTATAAAAACATGTTGAGTGTCATTTGGGTTGATAGTTATGTAATTAAGATCAATAACAGGAAAATCAGCATTAAACCGAGTGTTTATCCATTCACCTTCTTTGAAGTGACTATACCCTTTTTCTGCTTTATTTGGTGTAAATGTTACATCGTAACCGCCATATACAACCCATAAATTATCTTCTTTTACAGCTATTGAAAAAGGAGCATTATTTAGCGGGCCATCAGGATGTATTTCTTCAAAATTAGCCAAACTACCTAAGGTTGTTTTTAAAACACCAAATTCTGTTGTACCTAAATAAACATCATTATTTTCTGTGTAAGCTGTGTTTAAAATAAAGCTAAAATCAGTGGTTTGATCTATTTGTGCAATACTATTAATGTTAATGTCATACAAAACAATATACGTTGTTAACGATACAGATAAGTGGGTGTTAGAGCTTTTAAATCCTCTTATTGGTTCTAGAAAATCTCTTATTAATATTGTATTGTTACCGTCTAGTCTTTGTAAACTTGTGTTGAGAGTAGTGTATATGTTGTTGTTAAATACAGTAATTTTTTTAAAAGTATTGGTTGATGAAATTTGTTGCCAATTATTAAAATCAATTAAATTTGGGTTATTAACATCCGCAAAATAGATACCTGTATTTGTTGCGGCATAAATAGTGTTGTTTAAAACCGTAGTTTGATTTACATTAACTTCGGAAGAATTTTGACCAATAAAAAAAGTATCTCCAAATTCTACGCGGTCAATATCATATTCAATTAAAGCAAAAGGAGTTGAAAGGTAAAGTTTATTCTCATGCTCATAAATATCATTAATTCTTTTAGAACCGGTTTGATTAAAACCAACAATATCCGCAGAAACAGTAATGCTGCCATCTGCATCTACAACTTCTATTAATCCGTTTTCATAACCAATTACCAGTCTGTCAAAAGTTTTATTATAATGAATTGCTGAAGTGGTTTCTCCAGACAATCCTTGTACAGAAGATAGTTTATTGGTTCCTTGAGTTTGCGTATTATAAATAAAAACAGCATTGTCTGCCATTGCATAAATTACTTCGTCTACTTTTATAAAATCCTTTACATTATTGTAAGAAAAAAAATCTTCCCAACGATCGCTATAATCAGTTTGAGAGTTGGCTAGAAAGCTAAAAGATAGGAATATAAATAGTACTAATTTCTTCATAAAGTATTCAAAGATATTTAATAATAACGATAAAAAAGGATACATTCGTACAAATTTGATTTGCATTTTTATGGCGTTAGAAATAGAACGAAAATTTTTGGTTAATTCAGATAGCTTTAAAGAAGAAGCCTATCAAAAAAACTATATAAAACAAGGTTTTTTAAATTCTAATAAAAACAGAACTGTTCGTATAAGAATTATGGACGATAAAGGTTTTTTAACCATAAAAGGGAAGTCTAATAAAAGCGGAACTTCTCGTTTTGAGTGGGAAAAAGAAATTTCTAAAAACGAAGCTGAGGAGTTATTTTTTCTTTGTGAAAAAGGAAGCATTGAAAAATATCGCTATCTTATTAAATCTGAAAACCACATATTTGAAGTTGATCAATTTTTAGGTAAAAACCAAGGTTTAGTGGTTGCTGAAATAGAATTAAAATCAGAAAATGAGATTTTTTCAAAACCAAATTGGTTAGGAAAAGAAGTAACAGGTAAAAAAAAATATTACAATTCAAATCTTTCTAAAAAACCATTTTGTAATTGGTAATTAAATGTGGTAATAGATTGCCATAAAGTGGAAAAAACTCCCACCTAAAACAAAAACATGAAAAATTGCATGGTTATATGGAAGCTTGCTAATTGAATATAAAATGGCTCCTATTGTATATGAAATTCCACCTGCAACTAAATAAAAGAAGGCGCTTTCCGAAAGACTTTCCATTAGTGGTTTTATAAAAAACATAACTTGCCAACCCATTAAAATATACAATGCTGTTGAAATTTTGTCAAATTTACCTGTAAAAAACAGTTTTAAAATTACGCCAGATAAAGCAAAAATCCAAACAGCAATAAATAGTTGACAACCTAATTTTTCAGGCAACGCTATTAAACAAAAAGGTGAATAACTTCCAGCAATTAGAACATAAATTGCTGCATGGTCAAATATATTTAGCTTTCTTCTTATGTTAGGTTTTTTTGCTGCATGATAAAAAGTGGATGCTGCATACAAAACAATTAAGCTTAAACCGTAAATAACTAAACTTAAATGTTGCCACAGGTGATGATAATTAAAAGATTTCTGCACTAAAAAAGGTAATGCAATTACACTAAGTAATAAACCAAAACCATGTGTAAGAACATTTAAAAACTCTTCTTTTTTACTATAAAGGTGATTTAATTTCTCGCTCATTATTAGGTCTATTTGTATCTTTCATGTACGCTTTGTTGTTATTTAATTCATTAAAAACTAAATCAAAAACTTGTTTTTTTAAAGCTTCTTTATTTTCAATTGTTAGCCCTTTTGTTTCTATTGTGTTTAATTGTTTTACTCTAAAAGTTCCTGGATGTCCTTTAAAAAAATTCCATGAAAATAAACGTTTAGCATCGTAATAAATTTGTGTTACAATTGGCATTTGATATTCGATAGATAAACTAAACGCACCATTTGTAAAAGGTGCCAGAATAACATTTTCTGTTGGCACCAAACCTTCAGGGAAAATAGCAATACTTAAACCAGATTCTAATCGTTTTTTAATTCTAGCATATACTTGTTTTCTGCTTTTAGGATCATTTCTATCAACCATTACGACTGCTTTTTTATAGAAAAACCCAAAAATAGGAAGTTTTACTAATTCTTTTTTCCCAACAAATAAAAGTGGATTTTTATTCATAGCAATCATTATCCATGGATCTAATAAAGAGGCATGGTTTGCAACAAACATGTAGCTTTTCTTTGGATTTAATTTTTCTTTTTTATCAATTTTTAAACGGAAACCCATTCCGTAGATTAAGAAAAAAGACCAAATTCTTATCATTTTCCAAAATGAATTATAGTACTTTTCATCAGATAAAAGCACTAATAAAAATGGAATCATTACAAGAACTGAGACAATCATGAGTAAATAAAACCAAATTCGCCAAATTAATCGAAAAGGGTAAAGTAGGTATTTCATCTATTTAGTACTTGTTATACAGTAGTTTAACTGCGTTTGTTGTAGCGTTTTTTATTTATTAAATGCTCATTATGAGCTTTCATAAATGCTAATGTAGTAATATTCTTTATGTTTGATTATTTTTGCTATTCAAAATAACAGAAATGGCAAGAATATTAACAGGAGTTCAAAGTACAGGAACACCACATTTAGGAAATTTATTAGGCGCTATTTTACCAGCCATAAAAATGGCTAATGAATCTAGCGATCAATCTTTTTTGTTTATTGCAAATTTGCATACACTAACACAAATTAAAGATGGAAATATTTTAAGAGAAAACACTTACAGTACAGCTGCAGCTTGGCTTGCATGCGGTTTAGATATAAATAAAACTGTTTTTTATCGTCAAAGTGATATTCCAGAAGTTACCGAATTAACATGGTACTTAAGCTGTTTTTTTCCATACCAAAGATTAACGTTAGCCCATAGTTTTAAAGATAAAGCAGATAGGTTACAAGATGTAAATGCAGGTTTATTTTCGTATCCAATGTTAATGGCGGCAGATATTTTATTATACGATGCAGAAATTATTCCTGTTGGAAAAGATCAATTGCAACATATAGAAATGACACGTGATGTTGCTAGTAGATTAAATAATATTGTTGGAGAAACACTTATTGCTCCTCAAGCAAAAATTCAAGAAAACACAAAATTAGTTCCAGGAACTGATGGCGAAAAAATGAGTAAATCAAGAAACAATACTATTAATATTTTCCTTTCTGATAAAAAACTTCGCAAGCAAATTATGGGAATAAAAACGGATAGTTTAGCGTTGGAAGAACCTAAAAACCCGGATACTGATAATGTGTTTGCACTGTATAAATTATTAGCATCTGAAGCACAAATTGCTGAAATGAGAATTAAATATGAAGCAGGAAACTACGGTTACGGTCATGCAAAACAAGAATTGTATGAGTTAATAGTAGATAAGTTTGCAATTATTAGAGAGCGTTATAATCATTTTATGGAAAATAGAAATGAAATTGATGCTGCTTTAGCTATTGGTGCAGAAAAGGCTAGAGTTGTAGCGCAAGATGTTTTACAGAGAACTAGAGCTAAATTGGGTTATTAATTTAAAAAATAGACAATGAAAAAAATACTTTTTATATTTTTCTTTGGAATAATAGCCTGCTCACAAAAGACAAGTAAAACTCAGGTTGTTGAGGTTTCTTGCGGTCAATGTAAATTTGGGTTAGATACACAAAAAGGATGTGATTTAGCGGTAAGAATTAACGATACTGCTTATTTTGTTGATGGAGCACATATTGATGAATTTGGAGACGCACACGATATAAATATGGGTTTTTGTAACGTAATTAGAAAAGCAGAAGTTACAGGCGAAATCGTTGAAAACAGATTTGTTGCCAGTGAATTAAAACTGATAGATTAATCCAAAATTAAAATAATAAACATAAAAAATCCGAAGTAAAATTTTACTTCGGATTTTTTATACTGCAAATTGCTACTAAATACTGCAAACTAAATTATGGCGCAGGATTTGGCATTGCGCTATGCACTGCTTCAATTTCTTTTAAAATTTCTTCAGATAAATCGATATTTATTGAGTTAATATTCTCTTTTAACTGACTCATTTTTGTAGCGCCAATAATATTACTAGTTACAAATGGCAATTGATTTATAAACGCCAATGATAATTCAGTTAATGTAAGTCCGTGTTTTTTGGCAATTTTTTGATATTCAACAACTGCTTTTAAAGAACCTTCGGTCATATAACGAGCAATAAAACGAGGAAATAATGTTCCTCTTGCGCCTTCAGGTAAATTACCGTCTAAATATTTTCCAGATAAAACACCTTGTGCTAATGGAGAATATACTAATAAACCAATATTTTCTCTCATAGAAACTTCACTCATACCAACTTCATAACCACGATGAATTAATGAATACGAATTCTGAATTGTACTCATTCTTGGCAGTTTGTGTTGCTCAGAAGTTTGCATGTATTTCATGGTTCCCCAAGGAGTTTCATTAGACAAACCAATGTGTTTTATTTTTCCTTGTTGAATTAAATTTTGCAAGGTTTCTAAAATCTCTAAATGATTTTCTGCTTCCTTAGTTGAATATTTATAAGGATAATCTCTAACACCAAAACAGTTTACACCTCTATTTGGCCAATGTAATTGATACAAATCTATATAATCGGTTTGTAGACGTTTTAAACTTCCTTCTACTGCATCAATAATATTTTGTTTCGAGAATCCGCCAGTTCTAATATGTTTAGTGTAATCGCCACCACCAGCAATTTTAGACGCTAAAACAACCTTGTCTCTGTTTCCTGTTTTTTTAAACCAAGAACCAATAATTTTTTCGGTTGCTCCATACGTTTCTGGCGTTGCAGGAACCGAATATAATTCTGCAGTATCCCAAAAATTAACTCCTTGTTCAAGAGCGTAATCCATTTGTTCGTGTCCGTCTGCTTCGGTATTTTGATTTCCCCAAGTCATTGTTCCTAAACATATTTTAGAAACTTTTACATCGGTATTTGGTAAAGTTGTGTATTTCATATTTTGTTAGTTTCTATTAAGGTATTCGGTTAAACTTCTGTTTTTTAGTTTTTTAATTAATGAAAAAAAAGCAATTGATAAAATTAATAAATATCCTAAAATGACTTTTGTTGTTCCAAATTGAGCCATTCCAAGAATTAAACTGCCAATTCCTTGTTTACCACCAGCAATTTCATATTCGTATCCTTTTGCAATTTGACTTGCTAAGTAAAAAGTCCAAAGGAATATTCCTGAAACAAATAAAATTGCAAATAAAGGAGCTTTAGCGTGTTTTAATACGGAAGGCTTTTTTCTTGAATATTCTAATTTTGATAATTTTTCTTTCAAGTAATTAAAGATTTCGTCTTTAATTTTTAAATTATCGATTTTAATTTCCTCGTCTGAATCATTACCATAAAAAATTGTAATTAATTTTTTTTTTTGGATTTTCAACACTTTTTATATAAGCGAAAGGAATATTAAAAATTTCATTAGGAATTATTTCTTTTTCAAATTTCGAAATTAATTCAGATTTTATATATTTTTTAGAACTCCCAATATAGATAGAATCTTCAGTAACAACTATTATGTTATTATTTAAAAACCAATATTTCATTTTTAACGAGGGTTTGTTTAAACTATTTTAAAATCGCTTCAATTCCTGGTAATGTTTTTCCTTCTAACATTTCTAACATTGCGCCTCCACCAGTAGAAACATAACTCACTTTGTTACCAAAACCAAATTGTTTAACTGCGGCAACAGAATCTCCGCCACCAACAAGAGAAAATGCTCCATTCTGTGTTCCTTCTGCTATTGCATTTCCAAGTTCAATTGTTCCAGTTGCAAATTTTTCCATTTCAAAAACACCTAAAGGCCCGTTCCATAAAATGGTTTTAGATTTTGCAATAACGTCTGCAAATTTCTCAGAAGTTTTGGGTCCGCAATCTAAGCCCATCCAACCATCAGGAATTTCATTTGTATTTACAAGTTGTGTGTTAGCATCATTCGAAAAATCGTCAGCAATTAATGCATCAACTGGTAAATGAATCTCTGTATTTTGTTCTTTAGCTAGTTTTAAAATTGATAAAGCTAATTCTAATTTATCATCTTCCACTAAAGAATTTCCAATTTTACCGCCAAGTGCTTTTATAAAGGTAAACGTCATTCCGCCACCAACAATTATATGATCTACTTTTTCAATAATATTTTCAATAACACCAATTTTTGAAGATACTTTTGCGCCTCCTAAAATTGCGGTTACTGGTTTTTCGGAATTATTTAAGACCTTATCAATGCTTTCAATTTCTTTAGCTAACAAGTTTCCAAAGCACTTGTTTTCTGCAAAAAATTGTGCAATAATAGTTGTTGATGCATGTGCTCTATGCGCAGTTCCAAAAGCATCATTTACATAAATATCTCCCAATTTAGAAAGTTGTTTGGCAAAGTCAACATCACCAGATTTTTCTTCTGGATGAAAACGTAAGTTCTCTAATAATAACACTTCACCATTTTGTAAGTTAGCTACAGCTTCTTCTGCTTTTTCGCCAACACAATCAGTTGCAAATTTTACCTTAACACCAATTACATTGGTAACTTCTTCTACAATATGTAGTAGCGAAAATTTATCTTCAATTCCTTTTGGACGTCCTAAATGCGACATTAAAACGCAACTACCGCCATCTTCTAAAACTTTAATAATAGTAGACTTAGCAGATTGAATTCGAGTATTATCTGTAACTTCAAATTTATCATTTAAAGGCACATTAAAATCTACTCTAATTAATGCTTTTTTGTTTTCGAAGTTAAAATCGTTAAGTGTTTTCATTTAATTGGTGTGTTTTCAACAAAAATACTTTATTATTTAGGTTTACAGAAATTGAAAACCTAAAAATTAAAATATCGATTTCGTAATTTTATCTCTTATATTTGTTGCTATGCTATTTAGTGAAATTATAGGTCAAGAACACATAAAAAAACATCTGCAAATTTCTGCTGAAAACGGAAGAATACCACATGCACAATTATTTGTAGGTAAAGAAGGAAGCGGTACTTTGCCAATGGCAATAGCTTATGCACAATTTTTATTGTGTAATTCTTCTGAAAATAATGAAGCTTGTAATATTAAATGTAACAAGTTACAACATCCGGATTTGCATTTTGCTTTTCCTGTTACTACAAACGATTCCGTAAAAAAACATCCTGTTAGTAATCTGTTTTTAGAAAATTGGCGAACATTTATAGCAGAAAAACCTTACGGAAGCCTATTTAGTTGGTTGCAACATATTGGTGTAGAAAATAAACAAGGTATTATTGGTGTTGACGAAGCACAAGATATTGTAAAAAAATTAACACTAAAAAGTTACGAAGGAGGTTTTAAAGTGATGATAATTTGGATGGCAGAAAAAATGAACATTGCTGCCGCAAATAAATTATTAAAACTGATTGAAGAACCACCAAAAGACACAGTTTTTATTTTAATTACAGAAGATGAAGAGCAGATTATAAATACCATAAAATCTCGTTGTCAAGCATTATACTTTCCTATTTTAAGTGAAGAAAACATTGTCTCAACTTTAATAAGTGAAGAACAAGTTGAAGAAAACGAAGCTATAAGAATAGCACATCAAGCTAACGGAAATTACAATAAAGCATTACAATTATTAAACGAAAACTCTAACGATTTACAATTTGAACAATGGTTTATAACCTGGATTAGAGCAGCATTTAAAGCAAAAGGAAACGCAGCGGTAATTCAAGAATTAATTGCTTGGTCTAACGAAATAGCAGGAACAGGAAGAGAAACGCAAAAACAGTTTTTACAATATTGTTTGCAGTTTTTTAGACAAGCAATGTTGCTTAATTATGCTTCCGAAGAGTTGGTTTTTTTAGAAACAAAGACACCAAAATTCAACTTGAAAAATTTTGCACCATTTGTGCATAGTGGAAATATTTTATTGATAGAAAAGGAGTTAAACGAAGCACAATATCATATAGAAAGAAACGGAAATGCTAAAATTATTTTATTGGATGTTTCTATGAAGTTAACACGTTTTTTACATCAAAAAGAAGAAACGGTTTAATTATTGATGAATGAAAAACCTAATAAATTACTAATTACTAATTGCTAAACTTTAAAAACATATCGTTACGAATTCGCATATTTCTTGCGATGATTCTCTTGGTTTTATTGGCTTCAGTTTTAATTGCTGGTGTAACAATAATTCAATATGATGAACAAACAAAAGAATATAATGAAAAGCGTTTTGAGCGTAAAGAAGAAACAATAAAGAAAGATATAGAAATTGAATTAACAAGAAGAACAACTTTTGCTGTAAATACAGAAAATTTACAATATATTTTCCAAAACAGAATTTACGAAATTTCCCAAGTACATAAGTTAAATATAACAATGTACAACATGAATGGAGAATTACTAAAATCCTCTAAACCAGTAGCTTTTGAAAAAGTTGATATAAAACCTCTGTCAATAGAAGTAATAAACGAATTAGCTAATAGTTCTAATCATAGAATTTTAAAGGATGATACACAAGAAGAAGTTAATTATCAATCTTCTTATACATATATCAATGATCCAAAATTTAAAAGGATTGGTATTTTAGAATTACAAATAGCGCAAGACAATACAGAACAGCAAAGAGAACTCGAAGAATTTATGTCGCGTCTTGGTTTTGTGTACGTTTTTATGTTTTTAATCGCCATTGCACTTGCCTATTTCTTATCGAGTTACATAACACGATCTATTCAAACAATTTCTGAAAAAATTAAAGAGACACGTTTAAATAAACGAAATGAGAAGATAACATTAGGCTCTGCTAGTTCAGAGATAAATTCGTTGGTAGAATCTTATAATAATATGATTGACCAATTGGAAGATAGTGCTGTAAAATTAGCACAAAGTGAACGTGAGCAAGCTTGGCGAGAAATGGCAAAACAAGTAGCACATGAAATTAAAAACCCGCTTACTCCAATGCGTTTAACTGTACAGAGTTTTGAGCGAAAATTTAATCCAGAAGATCCTGAAATAAAAGGAAAAATGGCTGAATATAGTGAAACCCTTATTCAGCAAATAGATGTAATGAGTTCTATTGCATCTGCTTTTTCAGATTTTGCTAAAATGCCCACTCAAAGACGAGAACAACTAGATGTTATTGACGTAGTTAAACACGCCTTAGATATTTTTACTGAAGATTATATCGAGTATATTCCGAAAGAAGAAAAAATCGAAGCCAACCTAGATAAAACACAATTAATTAGAATTGTAACTAATTTAGTTAAGAATGCTACACAAGCTATAAATGTTGAAGAAAATCCACAAGTTGAAGTTGTAGTTTTAAGAGAAAAAAATAATGTAAAAATTGTTGTTTCCGACAATGGGAAAGGAATTTCCGAAACCAATAAAGAATTAATATTTGAGCCTAAATTCACCACAAAAACAAGTGGAATGGGCTTAGGTTTAGGAATAATAAAAAATATAATTGAAGCTTATAACGGAACCATTTCTTTTACTTCAACGGAAGGAAAAGGAACTGTTTTTACCGTAATTTTACCAAAAGAATAACCAATTGTCATTTCTGTGTAGGCAGGAATCTAAAAACAATCTAAAAAATGAATTTCGAAAACATCTTAGTATCAAATAACAATGGTCTAGCAACAGTAACAATTAATAGGCCAAGTAAATTAAATGCTTTAAACAAAGCAACTATACACGATCTACACACAGCTTTTGAGGCTTTAGAAGATGATGAAACCGTAAAAGTAATTGTGGTTACTGGAAGTGGAGAAAAAGCATTTGTTGCAGGAGCAGACATTTCTGAATTTGCAAATTTTTCTGTTGAAGATGGAGGTAAATTAGCTGCTTTAGGACAAGATATGTTATTTGATTTTGTAGAAAACCTTTCAACACCAGTTATTGCAGCCGTAAATGGTTTTGCTTTGGGTGGCGGATTAGAATTAGCAATGGCGTGTCATTTTAGAATTGCCTCAGACAATGCAAAAATGGGTTTACCAGAAGTTTCTTTAGGTGTAATTCCTGGTTATGGAGGTACACAACGTTTACCACAATTAGTAGGTAAAGGAAAAGCAATGGAATTAATTATGACTGCCGGAATGATTTCTGCTGAAGAAGCAAAAGCCTACGGATTGGTAAATCACGTAGTTTCTTTAGAAGAATTAATGCCACTTGCAGAAAAATTAGCTAGTAAGATTATGCGTAATTCTTCTGTAGCAATTACAGCAGCAATTAGAGCTGTAAATGCAAATTTTGAAGATGGAGTAAATGGTTTTGAAGTAGAAATTTCTGAATTCGGAAACTGTTTTGGTACAGAAGATTTTAAAGAAGGAACAACAGCATTTTTAGAAAAACGAAAAGCTAATTTTCCAGGAGCTTAGTATGAAAGAGATTCTCAAAAAAATAGTTCTTTCCTCTTTCTTAATTTTAATTGTTGCCAACTCTTTTGCTCAACAATTTAAAGACAGCGTGTATAAGAAAGAGTTTTTAAAACTGGTAGATTCTGTTAATAAATATCAAGACAATACAAGAGAGTCTTTACAATATCTTAGAGGTCTTTTAGATTTGTCAGAAAAGAACAAAGATACTTTGAGAATTATTCAAATGTTGCATAATTATGCTAGACAAAGTCAGTTTGTTAATGAGAATTACCAATCAATCAAATTATTTCAAAAAGAAATAGAATTACTTATTAATAACAATTTATCTGAAGAAGAAAAGGCTTTTTTAAATAGAGCGAAAATTGCTCCTATTGAAGTATATACTCAACAAGGAAATAATTACGCTGCAATTGGAGAAACAAAAATTGCGTTAGATTATTTTTATAAAAGTGTTGACATAGCAAAAGAAGAAAACCTACCATTTTATAAAGCAGTACTTCCTGTTTTAATTGGCGGAATGAAATCTGAAGCAGGAGAATATAAAGAAGCTTTAAAATACTACAAGAAAGGATATTCTTTATTACAAAGCACTCAAGAAATAGATGAATTAAATAGAAAGTTTAATAGTTCTCTTACAATTATTAGTATGAGTAATGTGTTTTTTAAGTTAAATGAAATTGACTCTGCAAAATATATTTTAGATCTTGGTTTTAAACAAAAATTAGATACAATTTCTGGGATAACAAATATTAATTTTCAAACTCAAAAAGCAAAAATATTAGTCGAAGAAGGTAAGTATGATGAAGCTTTAAAGCAGTTTG of the Tenacibaculum todarodis genome contains:
- a CDS encoding NADP(H)-dependent aldo-keto reductase; this encodes MKYTTLPNTDVKVSKICLGTMTWGNQNTEADGHEQMDYALEQGVNFWDTAELYSVPATPETYGATEKIIGSWFKKTGNRDKVVLASKIAGGGDYTKHIRTGGFSKQNIIDAVEGSLKRLQTDYIDLYQLHWPNRGVNCFGVRDYPYKYSTKEAENHLEILETLQNLIQQGKIKHIGLSNETPWGTMKYMQTSEQHKLPRMSTIQNSYSLIHRGYEVGMSEVSMRENIGLLVYSPLAQGVLSGKYLDGNLPEGARGTLFPRFIARYMTEGSLKAVVEYQKIAKKHGLTLTELSLAFINQLPFVTSNIIGATKMSQLKENINSINIDLSEEILKEIEAVHSAMPNPAP
- a CDS encoding phosphoglycerate kinase produces the protein MKTLNDFNFENKKALIRVDFNVPLNDKFEVTDNTRIQSAKSTIIKVLEDGGSCVLMSHLGRPKGIEDKFSLLHIVEEVTNVIGVKVKFATDCVGEKAEEAVANLQNGEVLLLENLRFHPEEKSGDVDFAKQLSKLGDIYVNDAFGTAHRAHASTTIIAQFFAENKCFGNLLAKEIESIDKVLNNSEKPVTAILGGAKVSSKIGVIENIIEKVDHIIVGGGMTFTFIKALGGKIGNSLVEDDKLELALSILKLAKEQNTEIHLPVDALIADDFSNDANTQLVNTNEIPDGWMGLDCGPKTSEKFADVIAKSKTILWNGPLGVFEMEKFATGTIELGNAIAEGTQNGAFSLVGGGDSVAAVKQFGFGNKVSYVSTGGGAMLEMLEGKTLPGIEAILK
- a CDS encoding ATP-binding protein → MLFSEIIGQEHIKKHLQISAENGRIPHAQLFVGKEGSGTLPMAIAYAQFLLCNSSENNEACNIKCNKLQHPDLHFAFPVTTNDSVKKHPVSNLFLENWRTFIAEKPYGSLFSWLQHIGVENKQGIIGVDEAQDIVKKLTLKSYEGGFKVMIIWMAEKMNIAAANKLLKLIEEPPKDTVFILITEDEEQIINTIKSRCQALYFPILSEENIVSTLISEEQVEENEAIRIAHQANGNYNKALQLLNENSNDLQFEQWFITWIRAAFKAKGNAAVIQELIAWSNEIAGTGRETQKQFLQYCLQFFRQAMLLNYASEELVFLETKTPKFNLKNFAPFVHSGNILLIEKELNEAQYHIERNGNAKIILLDVSMKLTRFLHQKEETV
- a CDS encoding sensor histidine kinase codes for the protein MILLVLLASVLIAGVTIIQYDEQTKEYNEKRFERKEETIKKDIEIELTRRTTFAVNTENLQYIFQNRIYEISQVHKLNITMYNMNGELLKSSKPVAFEKVDIKPLSIEVINELANSSNHRILKDDTQEEVNYQSSYTYINDPKFKRIGILELQIAQDNTEQQRELEEFMSRLGFVYVFMFLIAIALAYFLSSYITRSIQTISEKIKETRLNKRNEKITLGSASSEINSLVESYNNMIDQLEDSAVKLAQSEREQAWREMAKQVAHEIKNPLTPMRLTVQSFERKFNPEDPEIKGKMAEYSETLIQQIDVMSSIASAFSDFAKMPTQRREQLDVIDVVKHALDIFTEDYIEYIPKEEKIEANLDKTQLIRIVTNLVKNATQAINVEENPQVEVVVLREKNNVKIVVSDNGKGISETNKELIFEPKFTTKTSGMGLGLGIIKNIIEAYNGTISFTSTEGKGTVFTVILPKE
- a CDS encoding enoyl-CoA hydratase/isomerase family protein yields the protein MNFENILVSNNNGLATVTINRPSKLNALNKATIHDLHTAFEALEDDETVKVIVVTGSGEKAFVAGADISEFANFSVEDGGKLAALGQDMLFDFVENLSTPVIAAVNGFALGGGLELAMACHFRIASDNAKMGLPEVSLGVIPGYGGTQRLPQLVGKGKAMELIMTAGMISAEEAKAYGLVNHVVSLEELMPLAEKLASKIMRNSSVAITAAIRAVNANFEDGVNGFEVEISEFGNCFGTEDFKEGTTAFLEKRKANFPGA